ATCTCATCAGCTGAAGGGGCTCTGTCCCGCTCTACCTCTTCAGCCACAGCAGCTCGGTGATGTAGAAATTTGAGACATTCATTAAACTGAGGACAGACGTCTGCCTTGCAATTAAACTTCTAAAACGAACACTATACAATTTTTTGTGATAGAGGGAATAGATACAATTTTTAAGATTCTTTAACGAGGCCAttggcctttttctttttcgaAGAGTACTTATATTTGACTTAAAACATGTCCAGTAAAAATTCCGTGGTCAGCAATGATCCTGTGCCTTTGTCTCTATGTGCTGTTGGCATTCAGTGACACTGCTCTCTGTTGGGCTGTCAGAGTTTTCAGATTGGCTGCCACCTCTGATGCTAACTAGGATCTGGCAACTGCGGCTATTAACAAGGGAGCGATAATGAAAAGCTGTCAAATCACAAACTGAAAAGAACAAGTCTTTGATCATCGAACAAGCCTGTTCTCTTTGTGCACTTTGTTCTGTTTGGCTGTAGCCTCCAAATGAGGCAGATTGAGACGGCTCCCGTTTGAAAGACAATTACTATCTACGCACACAACAGCACTcaccatgtactgtatgttgacGGAGCAGGAAGCTTACAGACTTTTATCAGATTCCATTAATGTGTGAGGAAGACTGATTAATTAGGGCCAACCAACTGGGATTtcacataaataacacaaattcaattacatttcagCTAACCTTCTAATCAACAGTACTTTTACCTTTAGctgttttacctttttttaattgtcttctaaaattgcttttttttatcaaggGGTCACAATTAAGTGAAAAAGGTTTGTAACTActtatttaatctttaacaaAAATGGCATgtgcacatacctccgccaaggcccaacagtccaattcaattcaatcaagctgcaccaaactgtacATACTTTTAGTTATCAGTTACCTAAATGTGTCTGAAGAGTTATTCTCTAtgttaaaatttaaaatctatctcacaatgttaaagaaagtgataaacaaAGCCTGGATCttccccctgatctggatccacactaAAATGTGATGTGTTCCTCCCTGATTCCTAACACATGCTTCCACCATGTAATGGTGTAatgtaatcttgcttataaacaaaGAGATGAACCggggacaggggtgaaaacataacttccctGGAGTAGGTTACTACTTAATTACTACTATGGCTGCTGATGTTGAGCAAATCAAGTCACATAAACaagaaatactcaagtaaactACAAATTACTCAAGATTTCACCAAAGTTAAGTATCTAAGTAAATGTACCAAAAGTAATCGGTAAAAAACTCCCCAAACCTAAAgggaaatacacacagagacaacactAGAAACTACAATGTCACTCAGTAAAGCACACACCTCTACCAATGCCCAACAGACCCCTCACAATGCACCAAATTGTACCCAAATATAGATGGAAGTTCCCTAAATACCcctgatttgtttcatctcATATAATGAATCTCACATGTAGTGTAATTTCTTTTGCATATTGCATATATGTAAACATTCAAAATGATGTATGTTGCACACAAAGAATCTGTTATTTTCAGTGTAACTGGCCCGTTGGATGATCAGCCTTTTACTTTAGGGGatgatcttttatttatttcatttttaagtgAAATTCCGAGAGGCATCCCTGGTACACTTTGTATTCTCCATCTCTCGCTTGTCTGCGGGAGTCGTAACAATGAGTGAGTGAAAAGGCCACTCGCCTGcagtttacagtgtgtgagggAAAAGTGATCAGAGTGATGGTGACTGCCACCATGACAAAACTGGGTCAATGtaacccccaccccctccaccacaGGCAAggctgaaaaaggaaaaagaaaaaaaaaaagatgaggacGCCATCGTCGGACTCTGTGCGTGGATATAAGCACGGGGACACGGGAGCATGGTTTGCTCTCTCTATGGGTCAGTAACTGTGTTCTGTTGGGACTGAAGGCATCCCCAGATTAGTGTGACATATCCCTTCCTCCCCTGTAGTCTGTGGTTTTTACAGTGTCATGTTAAAATCTGTCCCCcctgtatttttctttataacCAGTGTTGTCCTCAGTATCTGTTCCACCTAGTCTCCCTTATTTTGGTCTTCTTCTCCCTGAGAGATTATTGTGGCTCACAGGGTTTAAgcataaaataaacattcacCCTAACAAACACTGTAAAAGAGGCGATATGTGATGTACCACCTGCAAAAGcactcactcacaaacatgTTCTCGCTTACATCTGGTATATAGCCATGCAGATAGATTGTGCTCTGCCTTCATCTGAGTCTGAAAGTATCTGCATGGCTTGACACCGTAATATGAACTGACCCTTTATTTTTAGACTACAGTCAGTCATAATAttgtaaccatccaaggtagattTACCACAAGCTACGAGATTATGATACAATGGTATATGCTGCTGTAAATTCAAGAACAAGCTGGAAGTCATTAGAAAGAAGTCATTTAtaatggtttatgggatgtgtagttccttccttcctccaatcttaaatgttcagtgttctttccaatacttttttttattcatcattgaTTCATGTTGTAGCTGATCGGCCTGGTTACAGACTTTTtatacagacattttacaaggaTTTAAAGAAACGTCaatagagaaaatgaatgtgaaatttACTTCCAGAACCAGAGCCGTCACTGTTAGGCTCTATCTCTCTTGTTTTGAAGGTATTTCGTCAAAGTATTGGACAATAACATTTTGAGCTGataataaaagacattttaccCAAAACCTCATAGTGGTGCTAGGTGCTAGCTCTTGAGACATGTGCTGCAAGCACTGCTAGAAAATGTGCGCTTTTGAAATGTGAAGTGCACATTTTCAGAGATGTGCTTCTTTCAAGACTTGCCAGTATGTATAAACTTTACAAGTTAAGCAATAAATGGAATATGAAGCTGAGATACCAATATCCTCTACATCTTAAAGAGCTAAACAGACTGTAGGGGAGAACTGGGTCAGATGAGTCACTTTTTTACATTGATTTTACTGCAAAACAGAAGTGTATTTGTTTCAAacaatatatactatatatataccTCCGGTTGTTGTGTAtccatggaaataaaaaaaaagtcatctAATTATTATGGTTTCAGAACAACGACCCATCAAAAAAAGTTGGTCCTTTTGCTTGATTTACCCCATCGGTATGATCAGTTTAAAGCTGTGCTTTCAATCATATAGGCTActaacattagcatgctaaAATGTGCCCTGAACTGTGTAGCCACTCCTATAGCCAGTGTGacaaaaagtaaatgaaagGACTTCATCAACCAAACAACTCCTGGGTGCATCACATGTCTCagattgatttaattaaatagtCTGTGTATCAGAGGGTGGATTTTCACTTTAACCACAATAATATTTCATCCTTATATTGGAGAGCAGCCCTAATAAATCTTTTGAATTATTGTAGTCATTGTACCATCCTGTTATTAAAACCATTAATCATAAAGGGAATTTAATGATACAAAAAGAATCTTCGATATGTATGTAATCACAACATGCATATTAACAAATGACACCCAGTGTATCTCTTTTAGCTGTGTCATGGTGAGAAAGCCTTCTCTCCAGCTCAGTTGTATGGTTGTGTGCGTGGTGACCTTCTGTTTATACCATGGCCTGGACAAATGCTCATTTAAATTGGCCCAAAGGAGTCGGTTAATTTAGTTTATACCAGAGGCAGGATGAACAGGCTGGAGcgctgcagggagggagggttTCATTTCAGAATATCTAATGGCTCTCCAGTATTACACAACCTTTAAAGTGAAGAATCCCAATGAGCCATTAGATAACTGGGAGAGTCGGATGAAGCcgtgcaaaaaatatatatataaaatatatatatattgataggAAAAGTATGCACAGTACATATATTAAGTCTTGACCAGGCCTGACTTATTATTTCATGTGACTAAATGTATCTTGTTAAGAATGAGGATTCTTCGGGGGGTTGAAGGTTGTTGCAGCTCTCATGAAGCAGCTTTTCAGAAGCCTCCGTGCGATCGGGATTAGCTGGGATCATTTGCTGGGATCATTTGCAGAGGTGTACACTCTTGCACCTTCAGATTTTGAATTTTACAGACTAATGTAATGATATTACTGGGAAACAGTTTCAAATTTAGTTCATAATGAATGTCAACCTCCCGTTATAACAGATATGCATTTGATGGCTGGCAAGGTGCCCTGGTATAAGCAGGTAACCGACTGTGAGTTGTATGTTTAATAATGGATTCAGCAGATGTGATAACAACTGTTTTATccattcaaatcaaacatgcACCTCAGTGGGTATTATCTTTAATGTCTCCTTTCATTTCCAGCAAATGTCAAAGGAAATACATCATGTGTGACACCTTAATGGTCAAAACAGAGATGTAACAATataagttgtgtttgtttttatatgttttggTTTGCAAAAGAAACTTCACTTGtaaaaaatatgcaaaagataaaaatcttttgttgttgtctgtggTTTTGGGGCTTTACATTTCACaaatagttgtttttaaatttaattagtCAACAGAATATTGTAAAATACTGGatcaaaagtggaaaaaaatatgCTCACAATTCCAGTTTGTGAATCCACTGCGTCTGTAAATATTTCATAGCTGCAGGGcaattttcataattttacattaatatGTTCTGGTTGTGTCTGAACTGATGGAATGTAAAGTCTGCCCCACATTTTCAGTGCTTGTTTAAATTACAGTCCTTTTCTGACaaatctctttctgtctctctctccctcttcaatGGACAGCTTTGCATAAACCCAGAtgcctcccctccctcttgACGAGCGCATAGTGGTCATTCAGCGCCCTAAAAACTTAGTCCTGTGCGAGAGTTCCCCACAAACCATCCCGCAGCATTCCTCTCAAATATCAGCCTCTTCTAATGGACGAGTCGCCCACCCTACTCACCTCCACCCTTCACAGTCACATTTCTATTCACCAGCCTGTAAATCTCTGACTCTGGAATGCAAACGCAGATCTTCCCGTGTGCAGAAATCGAAGAACGACCAGCCTGTTCTACCAACGGGGGTGAGACACAACCCTAGCCACTGCCATAGCAATGGCACAGTAACACTCGGCCCACGGcttccctcccacacacatacTATTGATATCAGGGTGACTGTGGACAAAaaaggacgaggaggaggattcAGCAACTCGTTAGGCCGCAGCGGTAGTGTAAAAGGTGGCAgagggaaatgtgtttcttcacaGTTGGATCAAGGACAATGTGAGCGAAAAAGTGGAACCACAGGGAGGCCAGGTGGAGCTGAAACAAAGTCACAGCGAGGTCGCCATAGTCAGCTGTCAACTTCCCCTGGAGGGGTCCTGCAGTTCGTCCCCGCTCAGGCACAGCAGCATAGGTTCAGGGgtgaaaaggagaaggaaaacagtaGGTTTCCTAAAAGAAGCGACCAAGAATTTCCTTCTGTAGGTCACAAGAAAAATTCCAAACTGGGAACTGTTCAACAAAGCCATAATAGTCATAGTCAACCCTACCACCATAACTCCGTCCCTGTGCCCCATGCTGCCATCCTAAACTCCAACTATCCCACATCCCCTCCCTCCCAACCCACCAATGTCCCAGTATTGTTTCAGCAACTCAGCCAGCCAAACCTATCCCGCTCCAAGGATCACCGTCCCCACATTCTTCATGGTCTGCCCCTCTCCCCGTGCTCCTCCCATGCCGGAGGGTTCCCCAGCCCAGACCACACCTGCACCATTGACTGCACCCACCCATTCAGTTGCGGCTGCTGGAGGTTGGTAAGATGCAGAGGGTGTAAGGCAAACTCTGCTAACTGCcaaggagggggaggaagcTCTTCCACCTCATTTTCCTGTGCTCACAATGTTGGAGCAGTGAAGAGAGGAGGCAAAGATATGGGTCTGAGAAATCTGGGTGGGTGTCTCTCCACTGCCTCGACCTCCAACACCTCCTCTTCAAACAGCACTGTGTCTGACTGCCGAGCAAGCCTGTTCAAACCTCTCCGCTGTGCCTCCTGCTCTGGTGAGGCCAGAAACTTTGAAAGTCCTGCTATCCTTCGGAAAAAACTGGTAGGGGGATGCCTGCCATGcacccctctgtcctcctcagCCCCTCTGCGGGCAATACAGAGCTGTGTCACGGGTTGCAACCCCAAAGCCTCTCAAACAGGTAGTTCCACctgcagttactgcagcagCGACCCCATAGTGGTCACATTCAACCCTCGTCGAGGAAAACCCCCGGGAAGAGGCATCGGTGCGGCACATCCGACGGGTATGTTCCAAGCCGATGATGATGACTACAGCGTGCGTACTATCTGGCCTGAAGAACTGGCCAAGAAGATGACCCATTCTAAAGCCCAAAAGAATCAATGTGCTGGAATGGGAGCAGGGGTAGCGAAGACCTGTGCAAGTCAGGCCCAGAATGGCAGTAATGGAACGGGCCTTGTCCTCTTGGACTGTCAAAACCTCCAAGAATATGGGCAGTCTCAGCATACAGACCATGCTGGCCGTCGGCGGCTTCAGCAGGGAAGAATGGCTGCCCTTGATTTTATGGGCCGCAGGTCAGGATCTGGCTATGACGAAGGCTGGAACTCACTGCAGAGACTTTTGAATAAAGCAGAAGATGGAGGAATGGACAATGGTCAGGAGCAAGATGGAGATGTGGCATATCCTCGTTCCCCTTCTCCCAGCTCTGTCTCCCCGCCTTCGCCTGTGTCCTTTTCGCCTCCACCGTCTGCCCCGAGCACACTCATCAAACCACAACcctggcagagagacagagagggaggacacTCTCTGCCGACAGCTCAGTCCCTTCACCTAGCCCTGAACTCCCTGAACAGAGAGCAAGATGAGGAGAACAGCAGAAGTAAGAATCTCTTAAAATGCACGTGTGcaagtggtaaaaaaaaacaccacagggaAACAATGGCTGCAGATTGTTAAATCCTAAAGCTGGGTCATATTGGGTTGAATGCTGTTTAGCAGTATTGTTCCATCAAAGAATCCCTATTGGTTTCAACTTTATCCTGAGCCAATTCCCCGTAAACCAGTTGTTTCAGGTTTAGCTGAAAGCTACAAAATAAGCAAAAGTCTTCATTGCCACATGTTTTATAGCAAACAAATATTGCTAATTAGCTTCCAGACTAATATGACTTAGTGTGATTTAGTGATTTCAATAAAGGTTTAGCTAGGCCAGATTCTGTCCCCTATATACCTTTTCAAGTATCCTTCTGGTCTTTTCATGATCTGTAGCtacactttctctctgtcttgtctTCTTCCAGTGCACCTTTCTCTGCCACTCTCTTCGTCATTGCCGGCATGTCTGTCCGATGAGAGTTTGATGACTCCTGACGCGGAGAACGCTGTGGTCAGTCCCATCCTGCCCTTCCTGTTTCTGGGGAACGAGAGAGACGCTCAAGACCTGGACCTGCTGGTGCGCCTCAACATCGGCTACGTGGTGAACGTGACCACTCACCTTCCCCTCTACCACGTCAACTCTGGACTGCGCTACAAAAGGCTGCCAGCCACCGACAACAGCAAGCAAAACCTTCGACAGTACTTTGAGGAGGTTTTTGAATTCATTGGTGAGAGTCCCATCTGCTGATATATTCTTATACATGGACAGTTAGAAGACACCTACTGTGAATTCACATATTTGAGTACATAGTTGGCTGGGTGTTTATTGTTGAAGACGAAATTGACATACTCTTCACACCTAAAACATTGGTGATATGTTTCCCTGTTTTTTCATGTGCCAATAACTTGTAAAAGACCCATTTTTAAAGACACACTTTTCTCCATATTGTTGCAAGTTCCTTCATGTGTTGGAGTAAAAcaaactctgtgtttcttttagaATCAAGATGATTTTTATTGACTGATGCTTACTTTGTGTCAGAGGATATTTGTCATAAAGTTGAGCATTTCTAAACTTTTCTCTGTAGTGTAGCTGTGTTCTTATAGAGTCTGTCACGCACAGTGGGCGAAGCCAGGTCTCATTCACAATTATCTGTAGCTGTCACTGtcctagtttttttttaatccatatATGTCAATGCACTGTTAGTAACACATTACAGtaatgtgattgtttttcagTAATGATTTGGGATTACAAATTGAAATTCAGTAATTGCAATACAGTTAGTTAAGTCCCACTGTGTTGCTTTGACATTTTGAGTGTCAGCTTGTTTACTGTGTCGGGAGTTTAATGAAGAGTTGATATCAATTTTCTGTGCACTTGGTGAAGAGAGCAGTCCAGGAAATGTtggcacagcagcaggaagtgtggGGAGGAGGCTTGCCTCTACcaaaagaggagaaatgcaACATCTTGTAACTCCACAGTGTATTTAGATGTTTGTGGCTGCTTGCTGGACACCGGTAGCTTTTCATGCATGAGGTGATGTGTCTACATTCAGGAATCAGCTGGTTTGTGCTCAGATTTGATACCTTGTTCACAGGCCTTTACAAAATGTATGTTATTTGTCAGTTCTAATGACTGGGATGCTGTTTTATATTCAGAGCTGCTCACAGCTCGCCAGCCTGCAACATTTTTCACTGCCTGAATACACCCATCGCTCATCTGTTCTGTTGTTCTCATCCACAGAGGAGGCATATCAGAGTGGACAGGGAGTGTTGGTGCACTGCCAGGCCGGCGTCTCTCGTTCTGCAACCATTGTCATCGCCTACCTTATGAAGCACACCCTCATGACAATGACAGATGCCTACAAATACGTGCGGAGCCGTCGCCCCGTGGTGTCCCCGAATCTGAACTTCATGGGCCAGCTGTTGGAGTTCGAGAGGGACCTCAACTCTGGGGTGACCCCTCGCATCCTGATGCCTAAACTGAGTGGTGTGGAGACGCAGGTTTGAGACAAGGATAAGGGTTAGGAGCACATGGGGATGCCGCTGACGAGAGATTATGGTGgcatgagagaaagagagtggcACACTGGAGAGAGAAATGGTACAACTGGAAAATGTTGGCGCGTTGTGCACTTTTAACGCGGCGAAACACAAGACTGGAGGCTTGTTTTGTTAAAGTCGTAACTCTTCATCATTCAGTATACTGTTTATGTGCCAATATTTTGTATAGATCCAACATCACTCTCAGATATCTGTTTTATCTCTGATGCCTCTTCCTTTGTGTTCCCATCACTTACATTCCCACAGAGAAACAGTTGCCATCAAGAACAAATGCATGCAGGACGTGAACACATACAAGGAAAGCTGCTAACGTCTAACTTCAGCCACTCAGATATCCCCATCACATGTAGCAACACACAGGCCATTACGATGCACTATATTCCCTGTGCATTCCCTGTGCATTTCCTTCACAGGGAGGAGAATTTGTTACGCAGACCTCAGTCACTGTTTTTGCTCAATATCATCATGTCTATTGGTgaatttcctgtttcctgaaaACTGTGCAATTGAGTAGCATGGGCCTAGTAGGGATGTGAGCAGCATTAACCTGGGAAACGTATTgcaaaagagacaaacagctcATTGGAATGTCTTAGTTTATTTCAGTGAAAGAGCCAGTGTATAAGCAAAGAAAAAGTATCACAAGTCAGTAATAATGCTGTGTACTCTCATGAGTGAGTAGCTCACAGGTTAATACACTGATACAAGCTCAACTAAGACATATTAAGAGCCgatctgtagtttttttttacactgtatttCAGCATAGGTGTGTGTCAGCAGGTATTGTCCTGCTATTATAATGTGCTTTAAGACAACAGACCTTCTCCAACTGTGCACTATTTCTTCCAAGGTTAATCATTCAAAAGAtgcattatttttattatttttttatgatgtaAAAAGTTAATTCATGCATGAAAACAGAGCCTGTTATGTTGCACAGAGAGGGATTGCTTCAAATTTCAATACAGCACATGCTAGTTTGGTTTattggagaaaaaaagcaaagaggcAACATTTAACATCCTTCTCAACCTGACTGGTCATGAACAAAGAGCCAAACTATTCATTTTGTGTTGTGGTGAAAAACTGTGTGAAACTACAagcttgtatttttttaaactttcaatTTCTGATCTGTACTGGCATCTATTGTTTTAACAAATTAATTTTTTACACAATCTTACTTTAAAGCATGAGTTCCCTTGAAGCCAAatctactttatttattatttgaattcCTTTGTGTGTGAAACAACAGTTCACGGTGTTTGGTTAAGATTAGATTAAGATCAGCTGTTCTTTTGCCTTATCGTCCTCACTCAAGTTCTTAATTGTCTCCCTCTTGACTatgcattatatatttttcattagtGTGAAGGCTTTAGTTTAATTACAGAAGTTTTCTCGATTCACTGTGAACTTTTCCTCTGTATTGTTAAGGTTTAAGATCTCTTCCTTTCACATTAAATAAGAGTTATAGGCCCGGAAAAATGTGCCCGTGCACATTAACTTCTGTTCCCCTCTGATCTGGGCTGACAATGATGTGATACAATCTGCAGTATGTCCACCTTTGACTTGCAGGATGTTGAAAGTACCACAGCTTCCATATAATatcagttcattcattttaaagaaaagaagagtttTCCAATCTGTTTGCTAAGGATGGAAgtcattttgcacattttctgcCACAAACATTTTGTGATGGCACGCTGTTAATATATGCAGTGATGTGAAcatttgcaaaaagaaaaataattttgtcGAGCAttacttaaaaaatgtaatcttatATGACCTAGGTGTAAGGACAGATTCATGGTTGACCTTGTTCTCTAGGTCCTGTAAAAACACTTGAAGTAAATGTCTGTGCAGACTGACCGGGACACACCCATGCACACTGGAAGTCCGGGGCTTTGGAACACAGCCTATTATTGATTATATTGATTTTATATAGATTCAAAAGTGTGACCATACAAACTCAAACAAATCCAAACTAGAGTGTGACAGAATGTAAATGTCACTCCTGAGTTAAGAGTTCacaaactttagttttttttattattgtaatattggAACTTACAATGAAGTATGTCGGCCATTTTGAAGGACAGCAATcctgagattttgagaatacTTTCAttatattacgagaataaagatGTAATTCAATGAGAAAAATCTCATTATATTATGaggacaaaggaaaaaaaggaaataagcagcaaggagaactCGTACTTGCCAGAGTTCCACTCCTTCTGCATTCTAAGCCGTGATGGGCAGTCTCATTAATTCTAGAGAAAACGTCTTTGAACAACACCCAGATGTAACCAAGACGATATCCAGTCAACCGCtttcaaacatttcctcctcaacTAAAGAGGCAGTTTCCTCCAAGtcctgtgtggttctttcttcgcAATACACACAGTTTcttacacaatcttttcaaagtcctgatatttatgataatgtggtgctgatcattcaaagattaaatattttctcatttgtaaAACTTATACTgaagtataacttaacaagatgctccacattcctcattttaaagcAGGCAACAGcctg
The Hippoglossus stenolepis isolate QCI-W04-F060 chromosome 15, HSTE1.2, whole genome shotgun sequence DNA segment above includes these coding regions:
- the si:dkey-175m17.7 gene encoding uncharacterized protein si:dkey-175m17.7, whose amino-acid sequence is MPPLPLDERIVVIQRPKNLVLCESSPQTIPQHSSQISASSNGRVAHPTHLHPSQSHFYSPACKSLTLECKRRSSRVQKSKNDQPVLPTGVRHNPSHCHSNGTVTLGPRLPSHTHTIDIRVTVDKKGRGGGFSNSLGRSGSVKGGRGKCVSSQLDQGQCERKSGTTGRPGGAETKSQRGRHSQLSTSPGGVLQFVPAQAQQHRFRGEKEKENSRFPKRSDQEFPSVGHKKNSKLGTVQQSHNSHSQPYHHNSVPVPHAAILNSNYPTSPPSQPTNVPVLFQQLSQPNLSRSKDHRPHILHGLPLSPCSSHAGGFPSPDHTCTIDCTHPFSCGCWRLVRCRGCKANSANCQGGGGSSSTSFSCAHNVGAVKRGGKDMGLRNLGGCLSTASTSNTSSSNSTVSDCRASLFKPLRCASCSGEARNFESPAILRKKLVGGCLPCTPLSSSAPLRAIQSCVTGCNPKASQTGSSTCSYCSSDPIVVTFNPRRGKPPGRGIGAAHPTGMFQADDDDYSVRTIWPEELAKKMTHSKAQKNQCAGMGAGVAKTCASQAQNGSNGTGLVLLDCQNLQEYGQSQHTDHAGRRRLQQGRMAALDFMGRRSGSGYDEGWNSLQRLLNKAEDGGMDNGQEQDGDVAYPRSPSPSSVSPPSPVSFSPPPSAPSTLIKPQPWQRDREGGHSLPTAQSLHLALNSLNREQDEENSRMHLSLPLSSSLPACLSDESLMTPDAENAVVSPILPFLFLGNERDAQDLDLLVRLNIGYVVNVTTHLPLYHVNSGLRYKRLPATDNSKQNLRQYFEEVFEFIEEAYQSGQGVLVHCQAGVSRSATIVIAYLMKHTLMTMTDAYKYVRSRRPVVSPNLNFMGQLLEFERDLNSGVTPRILMPKLSGVETQV